A portion of the Faecalibacterium sp. I3-3-89 genome contains these proteins:
- a CDS encoding ribonuclease Z: MLTITLLGTAATMPLPDRALTAAVAECGGHSLLLDCGEGTQTAARRAGVNLMKLDAICLTHYHGDHIFGLPGLLQTLGCQGRTRPLALYGPKGLGEVWAALRVLTGPLPYPVCPEVLDAPAALRARFGGWPQGAKLTPVPTRHRVTSQGYRLDLPRAGRFSPEKARALGVPVQQWKMLQQGQSVALADGSRAAPESVLGPARQGLSFLFSGDTAPCAALEQAAAGVDLLLCDATYALPEQAAQAKQYGHSTFGQSAALAAKAGAKRLWLVHYSPMITDPEEELAQAQSLFPAAECGFDGKSIALQYEEEGE, encoded by the coding sequence ATGCTGACCATTACACTGCTGGGCACGGCGGCCACCATGCCCCTGCCCGACCGCGCACTTACGGCGGCGGTGGCCGAATGCGGGGGGCACAGCCTTTTGCTCGACTGCGGCGAGGGCACCCAGACCGCCGCCCGCCGGGCCGGGGTCAACCTGATGAAGCTGGACGCCATCTGCCTGACCCACTACCACGGCGACCACATCTTCGGCCTGCCGGGGCTTCTGCAGACGCTGGGCTGTCAGGGCCGTACCCGCCCGCTGGCGCTGTACGGCCCGAAAGGCCTCGGCGAGGTCTGGGCCGCGCTGCGGGTGCTGACCGGGCCGCTGCCCTATCCGGTCTGCCCCGAGGTGCTGGACGCCCCGGCGGCGCTCCGGGCGCGCTTCGGCGGCTGGCCGCAGGGGGCAAAGCTGACGCCTGTCCCCACCCGCCACCGGGTCACGAGTCAGGGCTACCGCCTCGATCTGCCCCGGGCCGGGCGCTTTTCGCCCGAGAAGGCCCGGGCGCTGGGGGTGCCGGTGCAGCAGTGGAAGATGCTTCAGCAGGGCCAGAGCGTTGCGCTGGCCGACGGCAGCAGAGCGGCGCCGGAATCGGTCCTCGGCCCGGCTCGGCAGGGTCTGAGCTTCCTCTTTTCGGGGGACACGGCTCCCTGCGCCGCACTGGAGCAGGCTGCAGCGGGGGTGGACCTTCTGCTCTGCGACGCCACCTACGCCCTGCCCGAGCAGGCTGCACAGGCGAAGCAGTACGGCCACAGCACCTTCGGCCAGAGTGCGGCCCTCGCTGCAAAGGCCGGTGCAAAACGGCTCTGGCTCGTCCACTATTCGCCCATGATCACCGACCCGGAGGAGGAGCTTGCGCAGGCCCAGAGCCTCTTCCCGGCGGCGGAGTGCGGCTTCGACGGCAAGAGCATTGCGCTTCAGTATGAGGAGGAAGGCGAATGA
- a CDS encoding CCA tRNA nucleotidyltransferase: MNIVLEPGAAALLDELHRAGFGAYVVGGCVRDSLLGLAPHDWDLCTAACPGQVMELFGEDRCIPTGLQHGTVTVKRDGKLYEITTFRTEGRYSDGRHPDSVAFVPDLREDLARRDFTINAMAYSAEEGLCDPFGGREDLARGVVRAVGEPLRRFGEDALRILRLYRFAARFGFAIDEATEAAAKQLASHLDCVSAERIEEELNKLLAAPQPGAYLEPEVLAFVLPELPPEELTKARRRIDALPAGTEQVSARWAALLLPLGETGARKALKRLKCSNARIDGAAALVRECGEKTPDALDKCDLCLQAKRLLGKYDLHTVRQLTALWTALAPEEKASFDALRAEAEALTAQGACCRISQLAVNGRDLMAAGAAPGPGLRRVLEALLEEVITGRLPNEKTELLAFAAGFSAS; encoded by the coding sequence ATGAACATCGTTCTGGAACCCGGTGCCGCCGCCCTTCTGGATGAGCTGCACCGGGCAGGCTTTGGGGCCTACGTCGTGGGCGGCTGTGTCCGGGACAGCCTGCTGGGCCTTGCGCCCCACGACTGGGATCTCTGCACCGCTGCCTGCCCCGGGCAGGTGATGGAGCTGTTCGGAGAAGACCGGTGCATCCCCACCGGCTTGCAGCACGGCACCGTCACCGTCAAGCGGGATGGAAAGCTGTATGAGATCACCACCTTTCGCACCGAGGGCCGCTATTCCGATGGCCGCCACCCCGACAGTGTGGCCTTTGTGCCCGACCTCCGGGAGGATCTGGCCCGGCGGGACTTCACCATCAACGCGATGGCCTACAGCGCCGAGGAGGGCTTGTGCGACCCCTTCGGCGGGCGGGAAGACCTTGCCCGGGGCGTGGTGCGGGCGGTCGGTGAGCCGCTGCGCCGCTTCGGGGAGGACGCCCTGCGCATCCTGCGGCTCTACCGCTTTGCGGCCCGGTTCGGCTTTGCCATCGACGAAGCCACCGAGGCGGCGGCAAAGCAGCTGGCTTCCCACCTCGACTGTGTATCGGCAGAGCGCATCGAGGAGGAACTGAACAAGCTTCTGGCCGCACCACAGCCGGGGGCATACCTTGAGCCGGAGGTGCTGGCCTTCGTCCTGCCCGAGCTGCCGCCGGAGGAACTGACAAAAGCCCGGAGGCGGATCGATGCTCTTCCGGCGGGGACGGAGCAGGTGTCTGCCCGCTGGGCGGCGCTGCTGCTGCCGCTGGGTGAGACGGGGGCGAGGAAAGCGCTCAAGCGCCTGAAGTGCTCGAACGCCAGGATAGACGGAGCGGCGGCTCTGGTGCGTGAGTGTGGAGAGAAAACTCCCGACGCTCTGGACAAATGTGATCTGTGCTTGCAAGCCAAACGTCTGCTGGGAAAATATGACCTCCATACCGTGCGGCAGCTGACGGCCCTCTGGACGGCCCTTGCGCCGGAAGAAAAAGCGTCGTTCGATGCCCTGCGGGCCGAGGCCGAAGCGCTGACGGCGCAGGGGGCCTGCTGCCGCATCTCCCAGCTGGCCGTGAATGGCCGCGACCTGATGGCGGCGGGCGCTGCGCCCGGGCCGGGCCTGCGGCGGGTGCTGGAAGCCCTGCTGGAGGAGGTCATCACGGGCCGCCTGCCCAACGAAAAGACGGAGCTTCTGGCCTTCGCGGCCGGATTTTCTGCGTCTTGA
- the mnmA gene encoding tRNA 2-thiouridine(34) synthase MnmA, whose product MTETQNTSRRPGALIAMSGGVDSSVAAWLMQRDGFDCTGITMRLTRNEAVDTEGLHTCCSERDIEDAAEVAYAMDIPYEVLDFTADFQEKIIDKFIRVYEAGGTPNPCIDCNKYMKFDHLLRWAEAHGLDYVVTGHYARVEQDEATGRWLLKKGLDEGKDQSYVLYNLTQAQLAHVRLPLGRLHKSEVRAIAEEQGFVNARKHDSQDICFVPDGDYARFMEDFTGKHYPAGDFLDVSGKKVGTHSGAVRYTIGQRKGLGLAMGAPVYVCAKDMQANTVTVGPEAELFDTIVYADEVNWIAIPELKGPLRVTARTRYHQVEQPATVYPAGPDGFRLEFDQPQRAPTPGQAVVLYQGDTVLGGGTIMRVEK is encoded by the coding sequence ATGACAGAAACACAGAACACTTCCCGCCGCCCCGGTGCCCTCATCGCCATGAGCGGCGGTGTGGATAGCTCGGTGGCGGCATGGCTCATGCAGCGGGACGGCTTCGACTGCACCGGCATCACCATGCGCCTCACCCGCAACGAGGCCGTGGACACCGAGGGGCTGCACACCTGCTGCTCCGAGCGGGACATCGAGGACGCCGCCGAGGTGGCCTATGCGATGGACATCCCCTACGAAGTGCTGGACTTCACCGCCGATTTTCAGGAGAAGATCATCGACAAGTTCATCCGGGTCTACGAGGCCGGCGGCACGCCCAATCCCTGCATCGACTGCAACAAGTATATGAAGTTCGACCACCTGCTCCGCTGGGCCGAGGCCCACGGGCTGGACTATGTGGTCACGGGCCACTACGCCCGGGTGGAGCAGGACGAGGCCACCGGCCGCTGGCTGCTGAAAAAGGGGCTGGACGAGGGCAAGGACCAGAGCTATGTGCTCTACAACCTCACGCAGGCGCAGCTGGCTCACGTCCGTCTGCCGCTGGGCAGGCTGCACAAGAGCGAGGTGCGCGCCATCGCCGAGGAGCAGGGATTCGTCAACGCCCGCAAGCACGACAGTCAGGACATCTGCTTCGTGCCCGATGGCGACTACGCCCGCTTTATGGAGGACTTCACCGGCAAACACTATCCGGCGGGCGATTTCCTCGACGTCAGCGGAAAAAAGGTGGGCACCCACAGCGGCGCGGTGCGGTACACCATCGGCCAGCGGAAGGGGCTGGGCCTTGCCATGGGCGCGCCGGTCTACGTCTGCGCCAAGGATATGCAGGCCAACACCGTCACCGTCGGCCCGGAGGCGGAGCTGTTCGATACCATCGTCTACGCCGACGAGGTGAACTGGATCGCCATCCCGGAGCTGAAAGGCCCCCTGCGGGTGACGGCCCGCACCCGCTACCATCAGGTCGAGCAGCCCGCCACCGTCTACCCGGCGGGGCCGGACGGCTTCCGGCTGGAATTTGACCAGCCCCAGCGTGCCCCCACCCCCGGGCAGGCCGTTGTGCTGTATCAGGGGGATACCGTCCTCGGCGGAGGGACGATCATGAGAGTGGAAAAGTAA
- a CDS encoding tRNA threonylcarbamoyladenosine dehydratase gives MQDQYSRTQMLLGAEAMTKLHNSRVAVFGVGGVGGYTVEALARSGVGALDLIDDDKVCLTNLNRQIIATRKTVGKYKVDVAEERVHDIDPDIKVTTYKTFFGPETQDSFDFTQFDYVVDAIDTVTGKLALVMKCKEAGVPIICSMGAGNKMDPTRFEVTDIYKTSVCPLAKVMRTECRKRRIKHLKVVYSKEPAMTPIEDDSISCKQHCICPPGTQRKCTIRRSVPGSNAFVPSVAGLIIGGEVVKDLVGFVPLKG, from the coding sequence ATGCAAGACCAGTATTCCCGCACCCAGATGCTGCTGGGCGCGGAGGCAATGACCAAACTGCACAACTCCCGTGTGGCCGTATTCGGCGTAGGCGGCGTGGGCGGCTATACCGTGGAGGCGCTGGCCCGCAGCGGCGTGGGTGCCCTCGACCTCATCGACGACGACAAGGTCTGTCTGACCAACCTGAACCGCCAGATCATCGCCACCCGCAAGACCGTGGGCAAATATAAGGTGGATGTGGCGGAAGAGCGGGTCCACGACATCGACCCCGACATCAAGGTCACGACCTACAAGACCTTCTTCGGCCCCGAGACGCAGGACAGCTTCGACTTTACCCAGTTCGACTACGTTGTGGACGCCATCGACACTGTCACCGGCAAGCTCGCTCTGGTCATGAAGTGCAAGGAGGCCGGTGTGCCCATCATCTGCTCCATGGGTGCGGGCAACAAGATGGACCCCACCCGCTTCGAGGTCACGGACATCTACAAGACCTCCGTCTGTCCGCTGGCCAAGGTCATGCGCACCGAGTGCCGCAAGCGGCGCATCAAGCACCTGAAGGTCGTCTACTCCAAAGAGCCTGCCATGACCCCCATCGAGGACGATTCCATCAGCTGCAAGCAACATTGCATCTGCCCTCCGGGCACCCAGCGCAAGTGTACCATCCGCCGCTCCGTCCCCGGCTCCAATGCCTTTGTGCCGTCGGTCGCGGGCCTCATCATCGGCGGCGAGGTCGTGAAGGACCTCGTGGGCTTCGTCCCCCTGAAGGGCTGA
- a CDS encoding lysylphosphatidylglycerol synthase domain-containing protein: MSSSASPAPSRRKTLLSLGVLALLTGIVVFIFREHWAEISAALGQLTFWQGFLALAVGLSYPLLEGVVSWLIVRSRLPRFSLRHGIDNAWMGTFGNVVGLGAGSVPFQTWYLHRRGLDIGPGVGLMTLQYVFHKTAVLLYTTLLLLAGRPWLAAHSDGVLRYLPAAYAVVAGVIVGLIALCALPVVQRLARWLLHFLPDTGRWAERRADWLRQLDTLSTESRHLLADKARCAAILGVHLLKLFLLFCLPWMGLRFMGLDAGLRFWQVQLLAALTLFVSNALPNVAGMGSVETAFLLVYGSFLPNAASMSLLMFYRLASYYATFAASAVGFGLAQRRLNRS; this comes from the coding sequence ATGAGTTCGTCCGCCTCCCCTGCCCCTTCCCGCCGGAAGACCCTGCTCTCGCTGGGCGTTCTGGCCCTGCTGACCGGCATCGTGGTGTTCATTTTCCGGGAGCACTGGGCCGAGATCTCCGCTGCACTGGGCCAGCTCACCTTCTGGCAGGGATTTCTGGCGCTGGCCGTGGGCCTGAGCTATCCGCTGCTGGAGGGCGTCGTCAGCTGGCTCATCGTCCGCAGCCGCCTGCCCCGGTTCTCTCTGCGCCACGGCATCGACAACGCATGGATGGGCACCTTCGGCAATGTGGTGGGCCTCGGCGCGGGGTCTGTCCCCTTCCAGACGTGGTATCTCCACCGCCGGGGTCTGGACATCGGCCCGGGCGTAGGCCTCATGACCCTGCAATATGTCTTTCACAAAACGGCCGTTCTGCTTTACACCACCCTGCTGCTTCTGGCAGGCCGCCCTTGGCTGGCGGCCCACTCGGACGGCGTGCTGCGGTATCTGCCCGCAGCCTACGCCGTGGTGGCAGGGGTCATCGTGGGGCTGATCGCCCTCTGCGCCCTGCCGGTGGTGCAGCGTCTGGCCCGGTGGCTGCTGCATTTCCTGCCCGACACAGGCCGCTGGGCCGAGCGCCGGGCCGACTGGCTCCGGCAGCTGGACACCCTGAGCACCGAGAGCCGCCATCTGCTGGCGGACAAAGCCCGCTGCGCCGCCATTCTGGGCGTCCATCTGCTCAAACTCTTTCTGCTCTTCTGCCTGCCGTGGATGGGGCTGCGCTTCATGGGGCTGGACGCCGGGCTGCGCTTCTGGCAGGTGCAGCTCCTCGCCGCACTGACCCTCTTCGTCTCCAACGCTCTGCCCAACGTGGCGGGCATGGGGTCGGTGGAGACGGCCTTTCTGCTGGTGTACGGCAGCTTCCTCCCCAATGCTGCGTCCATGAGCCTGCTGATGTTCTACCGGCTGGCCAGCTATTACGCCACCTTCGCCGCCAGCGCCGTCGGCTTCGGACTGGCGCAGCGGAGACTGAACCGCAGCTGA
- a CDS encoding glycosyltransferase — MYSRYTTLQRAQLAKQEYLDTQDVFLAVYAPGRRASLEASLRDQLHRKFLLAEDLSSGSLGSARGVLLAKEDLSLMPTALSCFADALRSGADYVTTDAVFGYAGATALYHSPSFAACPGCALVSRELLLRCLAEARDPGNPAELLTLAAKLSRNHVCLPLALAHYERDICAEDVWSMKGKRVFIMSHLLDMTGAPIVLVSAVPVLRSMGYEVVVLGPEDSGSMPLFLEAGAVVITRRGCVQSPLLWGLALCADFVLANTVVEARAVRALSGARVPVLWWLHDAFAGYPHIAHQIPKELGENIRVYSVGSHAANAMHSVRPEFNIRPLIYGLPDYASEKFAHYDLSYAGGRPLFATVGSFENRKGQDIFCKAIRLLPPETMKKASFLFVGKAAEPEMMDAVRSLTADCPDNVFYVKRLTRDEIKSLMAQCTCLVCASRDDPMPTFVTEGLIFGKPAIVSEHTGTAGLITEGVDGFVYEDDDPEKLAERLAWAIDHPEKLATMRQACRDLYERHYSKQAFADGLKQAVRELTGESTLSLCQN; from the coding sequence ATGTACAGCCGTTATACCACCCTGCAGCGGGCACAGCTCGCCAAGCAGGAATATCTTGATACACAGGACGTCTTTCTCGCCGTCTACGCACCGGGGCGGAGGGCCTCGCTGGAAGCCTCCCTGCGCGACCAGCTCCACCGCAAGTTCCTGCTGGCAGAGGACCTTTCCAGCGGGAGTCTGGGCAGCGCCCGCGGCGTGCTGCTGGCGAAAGAAGACCTGAGCCTGATGCCCACGGCCCTGTCCTGCTTTGCGGATGCGCTGCGCAGCGGCGCAGACTACGTCACCACTGACGCCGTCTTCGGCTATGCAGGTGCCACTGCCCTCTACCACAGCCCCAGCTTTGCGGCCTGCCCCGGCTGCGCCCTCGTCTCCCGGGAGCTGCTGCTGCGCTGTCTGGCCGAGGCCCGTGACCCCGGGAACCCCGCCGAGCTGCTGACGCTGGCGGCAAAGCTCAGCCGGAACCACGTCTGTCTCCCGCTGGCGCTGGCCCACTACGAGCGGGACATCTGTGCCGAGGATGTCTGGTCGATGAAGGGGAAGCGGGTGTTCATCATGAGCCACCTGCTGGACATGACCGGTGCCCCCATCGTGCTGGTCAGCGCTGTGCCGGTGCTGCGCAGCATGGGCTACGAGGTGGTCGTCCTCGGCCCGGAGGACAGCGGCTCGATGCCGCTCTTCCTCGAAGCCGGGGCTGTCGTCATCACCCGGCGCGGCTGCGTCCAGTCTCCCCTGCTGTGGGGGCTGGCCCTCTGCGCCGACTTCGTCCTCGCCAACACTGTCGTCGAGGCCCGGGCTGTCCGTGCCTTGAGCGGGGCACGGGTGCCGGTACTCTGGTGGCTCCACGACGCCTTCGCGGGCTACCCCCATATCGCCCACCAGATCCCCAAAGAGCTGGGGGAGAACATCCGGGTCTATTCCGTCGGCAGCCACGCCGCCAACGCCATGCACTCGGTGCGGCCGGAGTTCAACATCCGGCCTCTCATCTACGGCCTGCCGGACTATGCCTCCGAGAAATTCGCCCACTATGACCTGAGCTATGCGGGCGGGCGTCCCCTTTTCGCCACCGTCGGCTCCTTCGAGAACCGAAAGGGGCAGGACATCTTCTGCAAGGCCATCCGGCTGCTGCCGCCGGAGACGATGAAAAAAGCCTCCTTCCTCTTTGTGGGCAAGGCTGCCGAGCCGGAGATGATGGACGCCGTGCGCAGCCTGACGGCGGACTGCCCCGACAACGTCTTCTACGTCAAGCGGTTGACCCGGGATGAGATCAAGAGCCTGATGGCCCAGTGCACCTGCCTCGTCTGCGCCTCCCGCGACGACCCCATGCCCACCTTCGTCACCGAGGGCCTCATCTTCGGCAAGCCCGCCATCGTATCGGAGCACACCGGCACCGCCGGACTCATCACCGAGGGGGTGGACGGCTTCGTCTACGAGGATGACGACCCCGAAAAGCTGGCGGAGCGTCTGGCATGGGCCATCGACCACCCGGAAAAACTGGCCACCATGCGGCAGGCCTGCCGCGACCTGTATGAACGCCACTACTCGAAGCAGGCCTTTGCCGACGGCCTGAAGCAGGCGGTCCGGGAGCTTACCGGCGAATCCACTTTATCACTCTGCCAAAATTGA
- a CDS encoding acyltransferase family protein has product MEGTKPRTVSSLGMFDLLKGIGMLAIVFAHTAELYPLGTDDVTPFAFALFAYREALMAAFFIASGYGFRKRSIHKCIEQQIKTLLKPYLYTAAATTVLHCLIHHAAFGSWPNAITQSGKVLGGFLLGLPHTASYFGQEFFSCGPMWYLVALMLAWILLDVLLDIFPERYITPAVIGVTLLGWGITLVWEAPFCIAQGMVSLPYLYIGYLAKKRRLFETPLSGRARAGLIAAALGVVAGVLLTQSTDCVSLGEWTMGPVSIFLDGAVGYGIIRLFLKLQRRVDGPISHAIEWVGRRSLFIFCIHTVELTAIPWYLMAAKYADRPVQGMLLQFVLSLASIFAITELLMRRKELGRKLRGGKTADKPRRRDKSRHYAAKH; this is encoded by the coding sequence ATGGAAGGCACCAAGCCCCGCACCGTAAGCAGCCTTGGCATGTTCGACCTGCTGAAAGGCATCGGAATGCTGGCCATCGTCTTTGCCCACACGGCAGAGCTTTACCCCCTCGGCACCGACGACGTCACCCCCTTCGCCTTTGCACTCTTCGCCTACCGCGAAGCGCTGATGGCCGCCTTCTTCATCGCCAGCGGCTACGGCTTCCGCAAGCGCTCCATCCACAAATGCATCGAGCAGCAGATCAAGACCCTGCTCAAGCCTTACCTTTATACGGCAGCGGCCACCACCGTGCTCCACTGCCTCATCCACCACGCAGCCTTCGGCTCGTGGCCCAACGCCATCACCCAGTCGGGCAAGGTGCTGGGCGGCTTCCTGCTGGGGCTGCCCCACACGGCCTCTTACTTCGGGCAGGAGTTCTTCTCCTGCGGGCCGATGTGGTATCTGGTGGCCCTGATGCTGGCGTGGATCCTTCTCGATGTCCTTCTCGACATCTTCCCCGAGCGGTACATAACCCCGGCCGTCATCGGCGTCACCCTGCTGGGCTGGGGCATCACGCTGGTGTGGGAGGCCCCCTTCTGCATCGCGCAGGGCATGGTATCGCTGCCCTACCTCTATATCGGCTATCTGGCCAAGAAGCGCCGCCTGTTTGAGACGCCCCTTTCCGGCCGGGCCAGAGCCGGGCTGATCGCGGCGGCGCTGGGCGTCGTGGCAGGCGTCCTGCTGACCCAGAGCACCGACTGCGTCTCGCTGGGCGAGTGGACGATGGGGCCTGTGAGCATCTTTCTGGACGGCGCAGTGGGCTACGGCATCATCCGGCTCTTCCTGAAATTGCAGCGCCGGGTGGACGGCCCCATCTCCCACGCCATCGAGTGGGTGGGGCGGCGCTCGCTCTTCATCTTCTGCATCCACACCGTGGAGCTGACGGCCATCCCATGGTATCTGATGGCGGCGAAATACGCTGACCGTCCGGTACAGGGGATGCTTTTGCAGTTCGTGCTCTCGCTGGCGTCCATCTTCGCCATCACCGAGCTTCTGATGCGGCGGAAAGAGCTGGGCCGGAAGCTCCGGGGCGGCAAGACTGCGGACAAGCCCCGGCGACGGGACAAGAGCCGTCATTATGCGGCAAAACACTAA
- a CDS encoding AMP-binding protein yields the protein MAEEIKVPAGIYDMVTRCMEQEFPDNVAIRYVAADGKTVVEKKYREYAQDIRRMTAYLKAEVPGIKGQRVALLSRNSYEYCVASFGIILAGGVLVTLNQKKMWEELEYELGLVEPALILNDGIDYGCRAELEAAYGPKLRPMDCYRNTAPGELTNCIGHDDLMMLMFTSGTTGRSKGVMLSERNMCTSLCTYGARAENWITSRLPEGQKLPLSHMTLLPLFHMACFVCVMSYPPAGWALNLCSDIRDFYRDLGLMHSDIMASAPMLVETVYNDFKRGRVSRLNGLWDLCCSSAALDPKMLLELAQNGFVINQCYGMTETFGDGILNFTQTADHMSAVGKPDDHVQYKLDETGEICIKGDCVMLGYYKDPEATAEVIDADGWFHTGDLARMDEEGFYYITGRKKNLIILASGENVSPEELEKKLALCPAIIECIVKEKGQKICAVVYCPEDKQEEVRAFVTEVNRSLPLYKRISAVEFTAEPLPRNALGKLLRK from the coding sequence ATGGCTGAAGAGATCAAAGTCCCCGCAGGCATATATGATATGGTGACCCGCTGCATGGAGCAGGAATTCCCCGACAATGTGGCTATCCGCTATGTGGCCGCCGACGGCAAGACCGTCGTGGAAAAGAAGTACCGCGAGTACGCGCAGGACATCCGCCGGATGACTGCCTACCTCAAGGCAGAAGTGCCCGGCATCAAGGGCCAGCGTGTTGCGCTGCTGAGCCGGAACAGCTACGAGTACTGTGTGGCATCCTTCGGCATCATCCTTGCAGGGGGCGTCCTCGTGACCCTCAACCAGAAAAAGATGTGGGAGGAGCTGGAATATGAGCTGGGTCTTGTGGAACCGGCCCTCATCCTGAACGACGGCATCGACTACGGCTGCCGTGCCGAGCTGGAAGCCGCCTACGGCCCGAAGCTCCGCCCGATGGACTGCTATCGGAACACCGCCCCCGGTGAGTTGACCAACTGCATCGGCCACGACGACCTGATGATGCTGATGTTCACCTCCGGCACCACCGGCCGCAGCAAGGGCGTCATGCTCTCGGAGCGGAATATGTGCACCAGCCTCTGCACCTACGGTGCCCGGGCTGAGAACTGGATCACGTCCCGTCTGCCGGAGGGTCAGAAGCTGCCGCTGAGCCACATGACCCTGCTGCCCCTCTTCCACATGGCCTGCTTTGTCTGCGTCATGTCCTACCCGCCCGCCGGCTGGGCACTGAACCTCTGCAGCGACATCCGCGACTTCTACCGCGACCTCGGCCTGATGCACAGTGACATCATGGCCTCGGCCCCCATGCTGGTGGAGACGGTTTACAACGACTTCAAGCGGGGCCGCGTCAGCCGCCTCAACGGCCTGTGGGACCTGTGCTGCTCCTCTGCGGCCCTCGACCCCAAGATGCTGCTGGAGCTGGCCCAGAACGGCTTCGTCATCAACCAGTGCTACGGCATGACCGAGACCTTCGGCGACGGCATCCTGAACTTCACCCAGACGGCCGACCACATGAGCGCCGTGGGCAAGCCCGACGACCACGTTCAGTATAAGCTGGACGAGACCGGCGAGATCTGCATCAAGGGCGACTGCGTGATGCTGGGCTACTACAAGGATCCCGAGGCCACGGCAGAGGTCATCGACGCCGACGGCTGGTTCCACACCGGCGACCTTGCCCGGATGGATGAGGAAGGCTTCTATTACATCACCGGCCGCAAGAAGAACCTCATCATCCTCGCCAGCGGCGAGAACGTCAGCCCCGAAGAGCTGGAAAAGAAGCTGGCCCTCTGCCCGGCCATCATCGAGTGCATCGTGAAGGAGAAGGGCCAGAAAATTTGTGCTGTCGTCTACTGCCCTGAGGATAAGCAGGAAGAGGTCCGGGCCTTCGTCACCGAGGTGAACCGCAGCTTGCCGCTGTATAAGCGCATCAGCGCGGTGGAATTCACCGCCGAACCGCTGCCCCGCAACGCTCTGGGCAAGCTGCTGCGCAAGTAA
- a CDS encoding class I adenylate-forming enzyme family protein: protein MINTVYELITDVMAKQYPDRVAFRYVAADGKTVVEKTYAQYVQDIRRAVTYFKENIPDIKGKRVGIMSRNCYEYGVNSFGAILAGAVVVTINQKKTWPELEYELGLVEPSLIVNDGIDYGCRPDIEAAYGDKLRPMDAFKDSAPAELVDCVGHDDLMVLMFTSGTTGRSKAVMLSERNFFTTVECQVKFGDAMLDYKHEHMPEDKNDVLSNFAILPLFHLGTFICLFVWACKGWALNLSADIRDFYRDLGLMHSDAIAVAPMLMEAIYKDVKRGRRARLNGIWNPCGSSAMFDGAMLAELAQQGMMITQVYGMTETCGDGIINYEQDEKHIRAVGKPDDHAEYKLDETGEICIRGGCVMLGYYKDPEATAEVLDADGWFHTGDLARVDEDGFYYITGRKKNIIILDNGENVSPEELENLLSKCEAVKECIVREKGKKICAVIYCGEADQQTVRDFITETNRTLPLYKRMSAVEFSTEPLPRTGTGKLLRK from the coding sequence ATGATAAATACTGTATATGAGCTTATCACGGACGTCATGGCGAAGCAGTACCCCGACCGGGTGGCTTTCCGCTATGTGGCCGCCGATGGCAAGACTGTGGTGGAAAAGACCTACGCCCAGTATGTGCAGGACATCCGCAGGGCCGTTACTTATTTTAAGGAGAATATCCCCGACATCAAGGGCAAGCGTGTCGGCATCATGAGCCGCAACTGCTATGAGTACGGTGTCAACAGCTTCGGCGCGATCCTCGCCGGGGCCGTCGTCGTGACCATCAACCAGAAAAAGACCTGGCCCGAGCTGGAATATGAGCTGGGCCTTGTCGAGCCTTCCCTCATCGTCAACGACGGCATCGACTATGGCTGCCGCCCCGACATCGAGGCCGCCTACGGCGATAAACTCCGCCCGATGGACGCCTTCAAGGACAGCGCGCCTGCAGAGCTTGTTGACTGCGTGGGCCATGATGATTTGATGGTGCTGATGTTCACTTCCGGCACCACCGGCCGCAGCAAGGCCGTCATGCTCTCGGAGCGCAACTTTTTTACCACTGTGGAGTGCCAGGTCAAATTCGGCGACGCCATGCTGGACTATAAGCACGAGCATATGCCCGAGGACAAAAACGACGTCCTGAGCAACTTCGCCATCCTGCCCCTGTTCCATCTGGGTACGTTCATCTGCCTCTTCGTTTGGGCCTGCAAGGGCTGGGCGCTGAACCTCTCCGCCGACATCCGCGACTTCTATCGCGATCTCGGCCTGATGCACAGCGATGCCATCGCTGTGGCTCCCATGCTGATGGAGGCCATCTACAAAGACGTCAAGCGGGGCCGCCGCGCCCGCCTGAACGGCATCTGGAACCCCTGCGGCTCCTCTGCCATGTTTGACGGCGCCATGCTGGCCGAGCTGGCACAGCAGGGCATGATGATCACTCAGGTGTACGGCATGACCGAGACCTGCGGCGACGGCATCATCAACTACGAGCAGGACGAAAAGCACATCCGCGCCGTGGGCAAGCCCGACGACCACGCCGAGTACAAGCTGGACGAGACGGGCGAAATTTGCATCCGCGGCGGCTGCGTCATGCTGGGTTATTACAAGGACCCCGAGGCCACCGCAGAAGTCCTCGACGCCGACGGCTGGTTCCACACCGGAGACCTGGCCCGTGTGGATGAGGACGGCTTCTATTACATCACCGGACGCAAGAAGAATATCATCATCCTCGACAACGGTGAGAACGTCAGCCCCGAAGAACTGGAAAATCTGCTGTCCAAGTGCGAGGCCGTCAAGGAATGCATCGTCAGGGAGAAGGGCAAGAAGATCTGTGCCGTCATCTACTGCGGCGAGGCCGACCAGCAGACCGTCCGCGACTTCATCACCGAGACCAACCGCACCCTGCCGCTCTACAAGCGGATGAGCGCCGTGGAGTTCAGCACTGAGCCTCTGCCCCGCACCGGCACCGGCAAGCTGCTGCGCAAGTAA